One Streptomyces sp. R28 DNA window includes the following coding sequences:
- a CDS encoding YbhN family protein, with amino-acid sequence MTAVRLPAGRLLGRLPLRQTLCLLPLVLVVVVAVQHRSVLAEGIGQLATAKWPWLLAAACATCLTWVAAAVTRQGAVIDRLPKLRLLVTQFAAGSANHLLPTGLGASAVNLRFMTVCGLPLARSSAALALYLLAESVARVGLLAALLIAFPDALRLGPLLPQGAWGPVLLVIGAAAVVVVAVFALVRRLRTAVLSFLRSALDEARSVHTRPSRALALWGGSLAFPMLQATGLVLVGLALGLDVPPAHMALAYLAATVAVALVPTPGGLGSVEAALVVALVAAGGPVAVATAVVLAYRIITVWLPLLPGALTLGALVRWKVI; translated from the coding sequence GTGACAGCCGTACGACTCCCCGCGGGACGCCTGCTCGGACGTCTCCCGCTGCGCCAGACACTGTGCCTGCTCCCCCTCGTCCTCGTCGTCGTGGTCGCGGTGCAGCACCGGTCCGTGCTCGCCGAGGGCATCGGCCAGCTGGCGACGGCCAAGTGGCCGTGGCTGCTCGCCGCGGCCTGCGCCACCTGTTTGACGTGGGTCGCGGCGGCGGTGACCCGGCAGGGCGCGGTGATCGACCGGCTGCCCAAGCTGCGGCTGCTCGTCACACAGTTCGCGGCGGGCTCGGCCAACCACCTGCTGCCCACCGGTCTGGGCGCGAGCGCGGTCAACCTGCGCTTCATGACGGTGTGCGGACTGCCGCTCGCCCGCTCCTCGGCCGCACTGGCGCTGTATCTGCTCGCGGAGAGCGTGGCCCGCGTCGGCCTGCTGGCCGCACTGCTGATCGCCTTCCCCGACGCGCTGCGGCTCGGCCCGCTCCTGCCACAGGGGGCGTGGGGCCCGGTGTTGCTCGTCATCGGCGCGGCGGCTGTCGTGGTCGTGGCCGTCTTCGCGCTCGTACGCCGGCTGCGTACCGCCGTACTCTCGTTCCTGCGCAGCGCGCTGGACGAGGCGCGCTCGGTGCACACCCGTCCGTCCCGGGCGCTGGCGCTGTGGGGCGGTTCGCTGGCCTTCCCCATGCTGCAGGCGACCGGTCTGGTCCTGGTCGGGCTCGCCCTGGGACTGGACGTGCCGCCCGCGCACATGGCGCTCGCGTATCTGGCGGCGACCGTCGCCGTCGCCCTGGTGCCCACGCCGGGCGGGCTCGGCTCGGTCGAGGCGGCGCTGGTCGTGGCGCTGGTGGCGGCGGGCGGCCCGGTGGCGGTGGCGACGGCGGTGGTGCTGGCCTACCGGATCATCACGGTGTGGCTGCCGCTGCTGCCGGGGGCGTTGACGCTGGGGGCGCTGGTGCGCTGGAAGGTCATCTGA
- a CDS encoding ABC transporter ATP-binding protein, which translates to MSMESTAWTQLYSVMNAQRERRPFARATLRRIGAFARPHRRRIALFVVLGVATALLAVATPVLAGAVVDAIVSGGDEGRVVRLALLIALIAVAEAALGILARRLSARLGEGLILDLRAAVFDHVQRMPVAFFTRTRTGALVSRLNNDVIGAQRAFSNTLSGVVSNVVTLLLTLAVMLTLSWQITLLALVLLPVFVIPARRVGHRMAHMQREAATLNAAMGTRMTERFSAPGATLIKLFGRPEEESQEFAARARRVADIGVRTATAQSMFITALTLVSALALALVYGLGGWFALRGTLEPGAVVSLALLLTRMYAPLTALAGARVEVMSALVSFERVFEVLDLKPLIEEKPDAKKVPDGPVAVEFDNVRFGYPSADKVSLASLEEVATLDTRGGADVLHGISFRAEPGQTVALVGSSGAGKSTIAQLLPRLYDVDEGAVRVGGLDVRDVSAESLRGTLGMVTQDGHLFHDSVRANLLLARPAATDDELWDALRRSRLDHLVRSLPDGLDTVVGERGYRLSGGERQRMTIARLLLARQRVVILDEATAHLDNTSEAAVQEALAEALQGRTAVVIAHRLSTVRAADQILVIEAGRIVERGTHEELLAADGRYAELYRTQFEERQREVTEVETAA; encoded by the coding sequence ATGAGTATGGAGAGCACAGCCTGGACACAGCTGTACAGCGTCATGAACGCCCAGCGGGAGCGGCGCCCGTTCGCCCGCGCCACACTGCGCCGCATCGGCGCGTTCGCCCGCCCGCACCGCCGGAGGATCGCGCTCTTCGTCGTGCTCGGGGTGGCGACCGCGCTGCTCGCCGTCGCGACCCCCGTGCTGGCCGGCGCCGTCGTCGACGCGATCGTGTCGGGCGGCGACGAGGGCAGGGTTGTCCGTCTGGCCCTGCTGATCGCCCTGATCGCGGTGGCGGAGGCGGCGCTCGGGATCCTCGCCAGGCGCCTGTCCGCGAGGCTCGGCGAGGGTCTCATCCTCGATCTGCGGGCGGCTGTCTTCGATCATGTGCAGCGCATGCCGGTCGCGTTCTTCACACGCACTCGTACGGGAGCGCTCGTCTCCCGTCTCAACAACGACGTGATCGGCGCCCAGCGCGCCTTCAGCAACACGCTGTCCGGCGTGGTCAGCAATGTCGTCACGCTGCTGCTCACGCTCGCCGTCATGCTCACCCTGTCCTGGCAGATCACCCTGCTCGCCCTCGTCCTGCTTCCGGTGTTCGTGATCCCGGCCCGGCGTGTGGGCCACCGCATGGCCCATATGCAGCGCGAGGCGGCCACGCTCAACGCGGCGATGGGCACCCGTATGACCGAGCGCTTCTCGGCGCCCGGCGCCACGCTGATCAAGCTCTTCGGGCGCCCGGAGGAAGAGTCGCAGGAGTTCGCGGCACGGGCCCGCCGGGTCGCGGACATCGGCGTACGCACCGCGACCGCCCAGTCGATGTTCATCACCGCGCTCACCCTCGTGTCCGCCCTGGCCCTCGCCCTGGTCTACGGCCTCGGCGGCTGGTTCGCCCTGCGCGGCACCCTGGAGCCGGGAGCCGTCGTCTCGCTGGCCCTGCTCCTGACCCGCATGTACGCCCCGCTCACCGCGCTCGCCGGCGCCCGGGTCGAGGTCATGAGCGCCCTCGTCAGCTTCGAGCGCGTCTTCGAGGTGCTCGACCTCAAGCCGCTGATCGAGGAGAAGCCGGACGCGAAGAAGGTCCCCGACGGCCCCGTGGCGGTGGAGTTCGACAACGTCCGCTTCGGCTACCCCTCCGCCGACAAGGTCTCCCTCGCCTCCCTGGAAGAGGTGGCGACCCTCGACACACGCGGCGGCGCCGACGTGCTGCACGGCATCTCCTTCCGCGCCGAACCCGGGCAGACGGTCGCCCTGGTCGGCTCGTCCGGCGCGGGCAAGTCGACCATCGCCCAGCTGCTGCCGCGCCTGTACGACGTCGACGAGGGCGCCGTACGCGTGGGCGGCCTCGACGTACGTGACGTGAGCGCCGAGTCCCTGCGCGGCACTCTGGGCATGGTCACCCAGGACGGCCACCTCTTCCACGACAGCGTCCGCGCCAACCTGCTGCTGGCCCGCCCCGCCGCCACCGACGACGAACTCTGGGACGCCCTGCGCCGCTCCCGCCTCGACCATCTCGTCCGGTCCCTGCCCGACGGCCTCGACACCGTGGTCGGCGAGCGCGGCTACCGGCTCTCCGGCGGCGAACGCCAGCGCATGACCATCGCCCGGCTGCTGCTGGCCCGCCAGCGCGTCGTCATCCTCGACGAGGCCACCGCCCACCTGGACAACACCTCCGAGGCCGCCGTCCAGGAGGCGCTCGCCGAGGCGCTGCAGGGCAGGACCGCGGTCGTGATCGCCCACCGGCTGTCCACCGTGCGGGCCGCGGACCAGATTCTGGTGATCGAGGCCGGCCGGATCGTCGAACGCGGCACCCACGAGGAACTGCTCGCGGCCGACGGGCGGTACGCCGAGCTGTACCGGACGCAGTTCGAAGAGCGGCAGCGCGAGGTCACGGAGGTCGAGACGGCGGCGTAA
- a CDS encoding glycoside hydrolase family 2 TIM barrel-domain containing protein gives MPHAPESPAGHPSRLQGVPVSRRRLLEGGAAVLGALALSGSSAATVHAADGAEAAAGTPEWNGNISLFEVGAEPPHTTLMPYADVRQALAADRTRSPYRMSLDGRWKFAYADRPDDRDADFYRTDVDDRDWDTIPVPSVWQTHGYDRPIYVNITYPYWGANGLGEDSQPPAAPTRYNPVGQYRRTFTVPKDWSGRRTFLHFEGVKSAHYVWINGELVGYKEDSFTPAEYDITRHLKPGTNQIAVEVYRYSDGDWLEDQDMIRLSGIFRSVHLYSTPPVHLRDFKLDTPLGDDYRTAGLSVTASVRDYGGSGAGRYTVETQLYDADGHPVWSRPLQLPVDVAAAGKDVTGTATKAVPAPKLWSAEHPYLYTAVLRLRDPAGKLIETLSHRVGLREFALKDGLMRINGRPVSLRGTNRHEMHPDRGMALTRADLIEDITIIKRMNMNSVRTSHYPNNTVWYELADEYGLYLVDETNLETHGIRGEYPGNHADWTEACVARARNMVHRDKNHASVVIWSLGNEAGGGSTFVAMRDWIKSYDTTRVVQYEGDDRPTVSDIRSEMYDSPSRVETRAKDTADTRPYVMIEYCHAMGNSNGNFKKYWDLIRRYPVLQGGWIWDFVDQSLSWPTPTRKQFTEAGPGALRGEILAPSGTFDRAKGVSGGTVFARDARLDLTGSLTLEAWITPHVLGYHQPIIAKGDTQYALKQNDDSLEFFIHGGGQWITATWALPDGWTGTEHHVAGVFDADAGTLTLYVDGEAKATRTTTRRPSSTTAPLALATDADNWTREFSGTIRRARVYARALSAAELASDGRGPGGDGVRFWFDAATVGLTEKRPRQKTFFAYGGDWADNPNDGNFVADGIVTADRGHTGKAAEVKRVYQAINAAPASGDRLAPGAALTLTNENLFTNLREFDGRWALVADGEVVQRGRLSRAQLDVAPLTDKEITVPFKVPGEPVPGAEYFLELSFRTKESTKWAKAGFEVAKQQLAVDAGSPAVTPRPLDSVPALTYEDADASVVVTGEGFSLTLDKKAGVITSYKVRGAQLIASGPAPNFWRAPTDNDKGNGQHVRNQTWRDAGTARKVTDVGVRGLRDRAVEIKVKGTLPTSTESSYTTTYTVFGNGEIKVDNTLHPGAAGLPYIPEIGTLLFLPGRLERLHYYGRGPEENHCDRNTGTDVGRYSGTVSGQWEPYIRPQENGNKTDVRWVALTGDDGTGLLVCGEPLLEVNASHFTPEDLSVGARHDYQLTPREEVVLRLSHRQMGVGGDNSWGAHTHDEYKLFASRDYSYTYRLRPLTDVDEATAASRRPTAVE, from the coding sequence ATGCCGCACGCTCCCGAGTCTCCCGCCGGCCACCCGAGCCGCCTCCAGGGCGTGCCGGTCAGCCGGCGCCGCCTCCTGGAGGGGGGAGCCGCCGTCCTCGGCGCGCTCGCCCTGTCCGGATCATCCGCCGCCACGGTGCACGCGGCCGACGGGGCCGAGGCGGCGGCCGGCACCCCGGAGTGGAACGGCAACATCAGCCTCTTCGAGGTCGGTGCCGAGCCCCCGCACACCACGCTGATGCCCTACGCGGACGTCAGACAGGCGCTGGCCGCCGACCGCACCCGTTCGCCGTACCGCATGAGCCTCGACGGCAGATGGAAGTTCGCCTACGCCGACCGCCCCGACGACCGCGACGCCGACTTCTACCGCACCGACGTCGACGACCGCGACTGGGACACGATCCCCGTCCCCTCCGTATGGCAGACGCACGGCTACGACCGCCCGATCTACGTCAACATCACCTACCCGTACTGGGGCGCCAACGGTCTCGGCGAGGACTCGCAGCCACCCGCCGCGCCCACCCGCTACAACCCCGTCGGCCAGTACAGGCGAACTTTCACGGTCCCGAAGGACTGGTCGGGACGGCGGACCTTCCTGCACTTCGAGGGCGTCAAGTCCGCCCACTACGTGTGGATCAACGGCGAGTTGGTGGGCTACAAGGAGGACTCCTTCACCCCCGCCGAGTACGACATCACGCGCCATCTCAAGCCCGGCACCAACCAGATCGCGGTCGAGGTGTACCGCTACTCCGACGGCGACTGGCTGGAGGACCAGGACATGATCCGGCTGAGCGGCATCTTCCGCTCGGTCCACCTGTACTCCACCCCGCCCGTGCACCTGCGCGACTTCAAGCTGGACACCCCGCTCGGCGACGACTACCGGACCGCCGGCCTGTCGGTCACCGCGAGCGTGCGCGACTACGGCGGGAGCGGGGCCGGACGGTACACCGTCGAGACACAGTTGTACGACGCGGACGGGCACCCCGTCTGGTCCCGCCCGCTGCAACTCCCCGTCGACGTGGCCGCCGCGGGCAAGGACGTGACGGGGACGGCCACCAAGGCCGTCCCCGCCCCGAAGCTCTGGTCGGCCGAGCACCCGTACCTCTACACCGCCGTCCTGCGGCTGCGCGACCCGGCCGGAAAGCTGATCGAGACGCTGTCCCACCGCGTCGGCCTGCGCGAGTTCGCGCTCAAGGACGGGCTGATGCGGATCAACGGCCGGCCCGTCTCCCTGCGCGGCACCAACCGGCACGAGATGCACCCCGACCGTGGCATGGCCCTCACCCGCGCGGACCTGATCGAGGACATCACGATCATCAAGCGGATGAACATGAACTCGGTCCGCACCTCGCACTACCCGAACAACACGGTGTGGTACGAACTCGCCGACGAGTACGGCCTCTACCTCGTCGACGAGACCAACCTGGAGACGCACGGCATCCGCGGCGAGTACCCGGGCAACCACGCGGACTGGACCGAGGCCTGCGTGGCCCGCGCCCGGAACATGGTTCACCGCGACAAGAACCACGCCTCGGTCGTCATCTGGTCGCTCGGAAACGAGGCGGGCGGTGGCAGCACGTTCGTCGCGATGCGCGACTGGATCAAGTCGTACGACACCACCCGCGTCGTCCAGTACGAGGGCGACGACCGGCCGACGGTCAGCGACATCCGCTCCGAGATGTACGACAGCCCCTCGCGCGTGGAGACCCGGGCCAAGGACACCGCCGACACCCGGCCGTACGTCATGATCGAGTACTGCCACGCGATGGGGAACTCCAACGGCAACTTCAAGAAGTACTGGGACCTGATCCGCCGCTACCCCGTCCTCCAGGGCGGCTGGATCTGGGACTTCGTCGACCAGTCCCTGAGCTGGCCCACCCCCACGCGCAAGCAGTTCACCGAGGCGGGCCCGGGTGCGCTGCGCGGCGAGATCCTCGCACCCAGCGGCACCTTCGACCGCGCCAAGGGTGTCTCGGGCGGTACCGTCTTCGCCCGTGACGCACGCCTGGACCTCACCGGCTCCCTGACGCTGGAGGCGTGGATCACCCCGCACGTCCTCGGCTACCACCAGCCGATCATCGCCAAGGGCGACACCCAGTACGCCCTGAAGCAGAACGACGACAGCCTCGAGTTCTTCATCCACGGCGGCGGTCAGTGGATCACCGCGACCTGGGCGCTGCCGGACGGCTGGACAGGCACCGAGCACCACGTCGCGGGCGTCTTCGACGCCGACGCCGGCACGCTCACCCTCTACGTCGACGGCGAGGCGAAGGCCACCCGCACCACCACCCGGCGCCCCAGCAGCACCACCGCGCCCCTCGCGCTCGCCACCGATGCCGACAACTGGACCCGTGAGTTCAGCGGAACCATCCGCCGGGCACGCGTGTACGCCCGCGCCCTGAGCGCCGCCGAGCTGGCGTCCGACGGGCGCGGACCCGGGGGAGACGGGGTGCGGTTCTGGTTCGACGCGGCGACGGTCGGCCTCACCGAGAAGCGGCCCCGCCAGAAGACGTTCTTCGCATACGGCGGCGACTGGGCCGACAACCCCAACGACGGGAACTTCGTCGCGGACGGCATCGTCACCGCCGACCGAGGGCACACCGGCAAGGCCGCCGAGGTCAAGCGTGTCTACCAGGCGATCAACGCCGCTCCGGCCTCCGGCGACCGGCTCGCTCCCGGCGCGGCGCTCACCCTCACCAACGAGAACCTGTTCACCAACCTCCGTGAGTTCGACGGGCGTTGGGCGCTCGTCGCCGACGGCGAGGTCGTGCAGCGTGGCAGGCTGAGCCGCGCGCAGCTGGATGTCGCCCCGCTGACCGACAAGGAGATCACGGTCCCCTTCAAGGTGCCGGGCGAGCCGGTGCCGGGCGCGGAGTACTTCCTCGAACTGTCCTTCCGCACCAAGGAATCGACGAAGTGGGCGAAGGCCGGCTTCGAGGTCGCGAAGCAGCAGCTCGCCGTCGACGCGGGCAGCCCGGCGGTGACCCCGAGGCCGCTGGACAGCGTCCCGGCGCTGACCTACGAGGACGCCGACGCGTCGGTCGTCGTCACGGGCGAGGGCTTCTCCCTCACCCTCGACAAGAAGGCCGGCGTCATCACCTCGTACAAGGTCCGTGGTGCCCAGCTGATCGCCTCCGGCCCCGCGCCGAACTTCTGGCGGGCGCCCACCGACAACGACAAGGGCAACGGCCAGCACGTCCGCAACCAGACCTGGCGCGACGCCGGAACGGCCCGCAAGGTCACGGACGTCGGTGTGCGGGGGCTGCGGGACCGGGCCGTGGAGATCAAGGTCAAGGGCACACTCCCGACGAGCACGGAGTCGTCGTACACCACCACCTACACGGTCTTCGGCAACGGCGAGATCAAGGTCGACAACACCCTGCACCCGGGCGCGGCCGGCCTGCCGTACATCCCGGAGATCGGCACCCTGCTCTTCCTGCCGGGCCGGCTGGAGCGCCTGCACTACTACGGACGCGGCCCCGAGGAGAACCACTGCGACCGCAACACCGGTACCGACGTGGGCCGCTACTCCGGGACCGTCTCCGGTCAGTGGGAGCCCTACATCCGCCCGCAGGAGAACGGCAACAAGACCGACGTCCGCTGGGTGGCCCTGACCGGCGACGACGGCACCGGGCTGCTGGTCTGCGGTGAACCGCTCCTCGAGGTCAACGCCTCGCACTTCACGCCGGAGGACCTGTCGGTCGGAGCGCGCCACGACTACCAGCTGACGCCGCGCGAGGAGGTCGTACTGCGGCTCAGCCACCGGCAGATGGGCGTGGGCGGCGACAACAGCTGGGGCGCCCACACCCACGACGAGTACAAGCTGTTCGCGAGCCGCGACTACTCCTACACCTACCGGCTGCGCCCGCTGACCGACGTCGACGAGGCGACGGCGGCGTCGCGCAGGCCCACCGCGGTGGAGTGA
- a CDS encoding VOC family protein produces the protein MNETPSAVTEAAHVRSPRPRFHHVGVQTTDLANSVRWYEDFLGCRQAWSLDRFSELTRSRLPGIHELTEMVLGDVRIHLFDRPGRKYDPSESAVQFQHFCFSVGAPEELVRLRERWIELHRSGRYAFALDEQPTDIVVDDDGVRSFYAYDVNGLEFEFTYVPDGQS, from the coding sequence ATGAATGAGACGCCATCGGCCGTCACCGAGGCGGCCCACGTCCGATCTCCCAGACCACGGTTTCATCACGTCGGAGTGCAGACGACCGACCTCGCGAACAGCGTCCGCTGGTACGAGGACTTTCTCGGATGCCGACAGGCGTGGTCGCTCGACCGGTTCTCGGAACTGACCCGCAGTCGCCTGCCGGGCATCCACGAGTTGACCGAGATGGTTCTCGGCGACGTCCGGATCCACCTTTTCGACCGGCCCGGCCGGAAATACGATCCGTCCGAGAGCGCCGTGCAGTTCCAGCACTTCTGCTTCAGCGTCGGCGCCCCCGAGGAACTGGTCCGGCTGCGCGAGCGCTGGATCGAACTGCACCGCTCCGGCCGCTACGCGTTCGCGCTCGACGAGCAACCGACCGACATCGTCGTCGACGACGACGGCGTGCGGAGCTTCTACGCGTACGACGTGAACGGCCTGGAGTTCGAGTTCACGTACGTGCCGGACGGCCAGTCATGA